From the genome of Acidobacteriota bacterium, one region includes:
- a CDS encoding shikimate kinase: MADTDKLYLVGFMGAGKTTVGGAVARRLGWRLEDLDERIEQLERRSIAEIFRLQGEPYFRAREREVLMALVPERHVVVASGGGTFIDPANRAAMLADGTVVWLDLPLELLIERVPVDGRRPLAATREAMKQLYVARQAAYREAHLRLTVGRGPVEETVERLLHLLCW; the protein is encoded by the coding sequence GTGGCTGACACCGACAAGCTGTACCTCGTGGGGTTCATGGGCGCGGGCAAGACGACCGTCGGCGGCGCGGTGGCCAGGCGGCTCGGCTGGCGCCTCGAAGACCTCGACGAGCGGATCGAACAGCTCGAGCGCCGCTCCATCGCCGAGATCTTCCGCCTGCAGGGCGAGCCCTACTTCCGTGCCCGCGAGCGCGAGGTGCTGATGGCGCTCGTGCCCGAGCGCCACGTGGTCGTCGCAAGCGGCGGCGGAACGTTCATCGACCCGGCCAACCGTGCGGCCATGCTCGCCGACGGCACCGTCGTGTGGCTCGACCTGCCGCTCGAGCTGCTCATCGAGCGGGTGCCCGTCGACGGCCGGCGGCCGCTCGCGGCCACGCGCGAGGCCATGAAGCAGCTGTACGTGGCGCGACAGGCCGCGTACCGCGAGGCGCACCTGCGGCTGACCGTCGGACGCGGCCCCGTCGAAGAGACCGTGGAACGCCTGCTCCACCTCCTGTGCTGGTGA
- a CDS encoding ATP-binding protein — translation MTDQGRLLRLTIRSLFDMLDLVQVASDHVGQLAGLDEDALHWVGVSIRESVINAIKHGNRLDDTKSVTIEFAFVPADEPSTLVITIVDQGEGFEPGEVADPLAPENMLKSSGRGIFFMRSFMDELSMRKIPAGGMEVRMVKKLTEPPAAFRRPA, via the coding sequence ATGACCGACCAGGGCCGCCTCCTCCGCCTCACGATCCGCAGCCTGTTCGACATGCTCGACCTCGTCCAGGTGGCCAGCGACCACGTGGGCCAGCTCGCCGGCCTCGACGAAGACGCGCTCCACTGGGTGGGCGTCTCGATTCGCGAATCGGTGATCAACGCCATCAAGCACGGCAACCGGCTCGACGACACGAAGTCGGTGACGATCGAGTTCGCGTTCGTGCCCGCCGACGAGCCCTCGACGCTCGTCATCACCATCGTCGATCAGGGGGAGGGCTTCGAGCCGGGCGAGGTCGCCGACCCGCTGGCCCCGGAGAACATGCTGAAGTCGAGCGGGCGCGGCATCTTCTTCATGCGGAGCTTCATGGACGAGCTGTCGATGCGCAAGATTCCTGCAGGCGGGATGGAGGTGCGCATGGTGAAGAAGCTGACCGAGCCGCCCGCCGCCTTCCGCCGCCCCGCGTGA
- the ccsA gene encoding cytochrome c biogenesis protein CcsA → MLRRLFLPLTALSVVMFAAAPVLIARAPFEQTMGLVQKIFYFHVPSAMVMFASAFVCGIASAIYLFKRRAGADRVAVAAAEAVVVFGLIVLVSGPLWARKAWGVWWQWDARLTSSLVLWMIFVAYLLLRKYGGPGSDRLSAGLAVFGMANVPFVYWSVNVWRTLHPKTTVVPSLDPSMRPAFWWSMVAFLFLYLAVMAVRVRLEEQRARLEDLYLALEE, encoded by the coding sequence ATGCTCAGACGATTGTTCCTTCCGCTGACGGCCCTCTCGGTCGTGATGTTCGCGGCGGCGCCCGTGCTCATCGCGCGCGCGCCGTTCGAGCAGACCATGGGGCTCGTGCAGAAGATCTTCTACTTCCACGTGCCGTCGGCCATGGTGATGTTCGCCTCGGCCTTCGTGTGCGGCATCGCGAGCGCGATCTACCTGTTCAAGCGCCGCGCAGGCGCCGACCGCGTGGCGGTCGCGGCGGCCGAGGCCGTCGTCGTCTTCGGCCTGATCGTGCTCGTCAGCGGGCCGCTCTGGGCGCGCAAGGCGTGGGGCGTGTGGTGGCAGTGGGACGCGAGGCTCACCTCGAGCCTCGTGCTGTGGATGATCTTCGTCGCCTACCTGCTGCTGCGGAAGTACGGGGGGCCGGGCTCCGATCGCCTCTCGGCCGGCCTCGCCGTCTTCGGGATGGCCAACGTCCCGTTCGTCTACTGGTCGGTGAACGTCTGGCGCACGCTGCACCCGAAGACCACCGTCGTGCCCTCGCTCGACCCGAGCATGCGCCCGGCCTTCTGGTGGTCGATGGTGGCGTTCCTGTTTCTCTACCTGGCTGTCATGGCCGTCCGCGTCCGGCTCGAAGAACAGCGAGCCCGGCTCGAAGACCTCTACCTCGCGCTCGAAGAGTGA
- a CDS encoding CcmD family protein, translated as MPIERRPTPRRVLAIAFVVAIASVSFVDTHARPAPLDAPTPLVVAMQQPATPDGFVPVYDLPPDEQLPAAPLLVGAYAFAWVMVLGYLWALWRRLSRVEAEMAEVARRLEESRRR; from the coding sequence ATGCCCATCGAACGTCGTCCCACGCCTCGTCGTGTCCTCGCCATCGCCTTCGTCGTGGCGATCGCCTCGGTCTCGTTCGTCGACACTCATGCGCGGCCGGCCCCACTCGACGCCCCGACGCCGCTCGTCGTCGCCATGCAGCAACCGGCGACGCCCGACGGCTTCGTACCGGTCTACGACCTGCCGCCCGACGAGCAGTTGCCGGCAGCGCCGCTGCTCGTCGGCGCCTACGCGTTCGCCTGGGTGATGGTGCTCGGCTACCTGTGGGCTCTCTGGCGACGCCTGTCGAGGGTCGAGGCGGAGATGGCCGAGGTCGCCCGGCGTCTCGAAGAGTCGCGGAGGCGCTGA
- a CDS encoding metallophosphoesterase family protein, with protein sequence MRYLVLSDIHANLEALEAVLAAAPRDAFDRLLVLGDIVGYGADPNAVVDRVRVLAPDAIIRGNHDKVAAGVEPADGFNQVARYAALWTLDALTDDNREWLTSLPTGPLAVDDFVEMCHGSPDDEDEYIFEHVDAVEALRAMSRPLCFFGHTHVPIGYWLSVDSFDVLVAPASESQMVIPIEAGRRYLINPGSVGQPRDGDPRAAYAVYDGERVEVTLYRVPYDVAAAQAKIHAAGLPEGLARRLAAGK encoded by the coding sequence ATGCGCTATCTGGTCTTGAGCGACATCCACGCCAACCTCGAAGCGCTCGAGGCCGTGCTGGCAGCGGCGCCCCGCGACGCCTTCGACCGCCTGCTCGTGCTCGGCGACATCGTCGGCTACGGGGCCGACCCGAACGCCGTCGTCGACCGGGTGCGCGTGCTCGCGCCCGACGCCATCATCCGCGGCAACCACGACAAGGTGGCCGCCGGCGTCGAGCCGGCCGACGGGTTCAACCAGGTCGCCCGCTACGCGGCGCTCTGGACGCTCGACGCGCTGACCGACGACAACCGGGAGTGGCTCACCAGCCTGCCGACGGGTCCGTTGGCCGTCGACGACTTCGTCGAGATGTGCCACGGGTCGCCCGACGACGAGGACGAGTACATCTTCGAGCACGTCGATGCCGTCGAGGCCCTGCGGGCCATGAGCCGGCCCCTCTGTTTCTTCGGGCACACGCACGTGCCGATCGGCTACTGGCTGTCGGTCGACAGCTTCGACGTGCTGGTGGCGCCGGCGAGTGAATCGCAGATGGTGATTCCGATCGAGGCCGGCCGGCGGTACCTGATCAACCCCGGCTCGGTTGGGCAACCGCGCGACGGCGACCCCCGCGCGGCCTACGCGGTGTACGACGGAGAGCGCGTCGAGGTGACGCTCTACCGCGTGCCCTACGACGTGGCGGCCGCACAGGCCAAGATTCACGCGGCGGGGTTGCCCGAGGGGCTCGCGCGGCGGCTCGCGGCGGGGAAATAG
- a CDS encoding VTT domain-containing protein, protein MKAFLDSVLAFALSIGGVGVLVIAFLDSSFLSFPQANDLLVIWMVLNHPARMPYYAGMATLGSVLGCLVLYHVARKGGEALLRKRFHERHVDRAMHLFQKYGLLAVLIPSLLPPPAPFKLFVLLAGVAEVPRVRFIAAIVIGRGVRYFGQGLLAVWYGEQAIAYLREHGRTVSLAVVALLLLGIAVYVVVRMRRAAPPTDGPTTAP, encoded by the coding sequence ATGAAGGCCTTCCTCGACTCCGTGCTCGCCTTCGCCCTGTCCATCGGCGGCGTCGGCGTTCTCGTCATCGCGTTTCTCGACTCGTCGTTCCTCTCGTTCCCTCAGGCCAACGACCTGCTCGTCATCTGGATGGTGCTCAACCATCCCGCGCGCATGCCGTACTACGCCGGCATGGCGACACTCGGGTCGGTGCTCGGCTGCCTCGTGCTCTACCACGTCGCCCGAAAGGGTGGGGAAGCGCTGCTGCGCAAGCGGTTCCACGAGCGGCACGTCGACCGGGCCATGCACCTCTTCCAGAAGTACGGCCTGCTGGCGGTGCTCATCCCATCGCTGCTGCCGCCGCCGGCGCCCTTCAAGCTCTTCGTGCTGCTAGCGGGCGTCGCCGAGGTGCCGCGCGTCCGGTTCATCGCCGCGATCGTCATCGGCCGAGGTGTGCGTTACTTCGGCCAGGGCCTGCTGGCGGTCTGGTACGGCGAGCAGGCGATCGCGTACCTGCGGGAGCACGGCCGCACGGTCTCGCTCGCCGTCGTGGCGCTGCTCCTGCTCGGCATCGCGGTGTACGTCGTCGTCCGGATGCGGCGGGCGGCGCCGCCGACCGACGGGCCTACGACCGCGCCGTGA
- a CDS encoding inositol monophosphatase codes for MASFGRVREIGKKGAIDLVTEVDIAVERAFRATIAKRFADHAVLGEEMATDADRLGARPRFCWVFDPLDGTTNFAHGLPVFCASLGFEVDGVAMVAAVYDPTRQELFTAERGLGARLNGRRLAVSQAEALIDGMLCTGFPYDVHQRTDEVVGLFAEFVRRARAVRRLGSAALDLCYVAAGRLDGFWEAGLKPWDTCAGALIAEEGGAVVTTWTGAPYDSRAGSLVASNGRLHAQMLEVIAAFEARRAGLRP; via the coding sequence ATGGCGTCGTTCGGGCGGGTGCGGGAGATCGGCAAGAAGGGCGCAATCGATCTCGTGACGGAAGTCGACATCGCGGTGGAGCGGGCGTTTCGGGCGACGATCGCCAAGCGGTTCGCCGACCACGCCGTGCTCGGCGAGGAGATGGCCACCGACGCCGATCGGCTCGGTGCCCGCCCACGGTTCTGCTGGGTCTTCGATCCACTCGACGGCACGACCAACTTCGCGCACGGCCTCCCCGTGTTCTGCGCGTCGCTCGGCTTCGAGGTCGACGGTGTCGCCATGGTGGCCGCGGTGTACGACCCGACACGCCAGGAGCTCTTCACCGCCGAGCGCGGCCTCGGCGCGCGGCTGAACGGCCGCCGCCTGGCCGTGAGCCAGGCCGAGGCGCTCATCGACGGGATGCTGTGCACGGGCTTTCCGTACGATGTGCACCAGCGCACCGACGAGGTCGTCGGCCTGTTTGCGGAGTTCGTGCGTCGGGCACGGGCCGTGCGGCGCCTCGGGTCGGCGGCGCTCGACCTCTGCTACGTGGCGGCTGGTCGCCTCGACGGGTTCTGGGAAGCCGGCCTGAAGCCCTGGGACACCTGCGCGGGGGCGCTGATTGCCGAAGAGGGGGGCGCGGTGGTGACGACGTGGACCGGCGCGCCCTACGACTCGCGCGCTGGCAGCCTCGTCGCGTCGAACGGCCGGCTGCACGCGCAGATGCTCGAGGTGATTGCGGCCTTCGAGGCGCGGCGGGCTGGGCTTCGCCCTTGA
- a CDS encoding glycosyltransferase family 2 protein — MSSCDLSVVIPVYNESPNLVELHRELSDTLSAWGRTYELVFVDDGSRDDSFEILSRLQAGDPHMRVVRFRKNFGQTAGFSAGFAVASGQIIVTSDGDRQNDPRDIPMLVERLEQGGFDIVCGWRRDRKDKWLTRRVPSMIANQLISRATGVELHDYGCSLKAFRAEVVKPLRLYGEMHRFIPAIASEMGVRVAEVVVNHRPRTAGTSKYGLSRTVRVVLDLLTVKFLLNYATRPLQIFGLVGLTMGGLGVAITGWLVYARLFLEQAIGERPLLLFGILLIFTGLQLLTLGLLAELQARTYHESQDKPTYAIRETRGIEGAERAEGAGAGHSKGAEAQRVARGPAGAA, encoded by the coding sequence ATGTCCTCCTGCGACCTCTCCGTCGTCATTCCCGTCTACAACGAGTCGCCCAACCTGGTCGAGCTTCACCGGGAGCTCTCGGACACCCTGTCGGCGTGGGGTCGCACCTACGAGCTCGTCTTCGTCGACGATGGCAGCCGCGACGACAGCTTCGAGATCCTGTCGCGGCTGCAGGCTGGCGATCCGCACATGCGAGTCGTCCGGTTCCGCAAGAACTTCGGGCAGACGGCCGGGTTCTCGGCAGGCTTCGCGGTGGCGTCGGGGCAGATCATCGTCACGTCGGACGGCGACCGGCAGAACGACCCGCGCGACATCCCCATGCTCGTCGAACGTCTCGAGCAGGGCGGCTTCGACATCGTGTGCGGCTGGCGACGCGACCGGAAGGACAAGTGGCTCACGCGCCGCGTGCCGTCGATGATCGCCAACCAGCTGATCTCGCGCGCCACGGGCGTCGAGCTGCACGACTACGGGTGCTCGCTCAAGGCGTTTCGCGCCGAGGTGGTGAAGCCGCTGCGCCTGTACGGCGAGATGCACCGCTTCATCCCCGCCATTGCGAGCGAGATGGGCGTGCGGGTGGCCGAGGTCGTCGTGAACCACCGGCCGCGGACCGCGGGCACCTCGAAGTACGGCCTGTCGCGGACGGTCCGCGTGGTCCTCGACCTGCTCACGGTGAAGTTCCTCCTCAACTACGCCACGCGGCCCCTGCAGATCTTCGGTCTCGTGGGGCTGACGATGGGCGGGCTCGGCGTGGCCATCACGGGCTGGCTGGTCTACGCGCGACTGTTCCTCGAGCAGGCCATCGGCGAGCGGCCGCTGCTGCTGTTTGGCATCCTGCTCATCTTCACCGGCCTGCAACTGCTGACGCTGGGGCTGCTCGCCGAGCTGCAGGCGCGGACCTACCACGAGTCGCAAGACAAGCCCACCTACGCCATCCGCGAGACGAGGGGGATCGAGGGCGCAGAGCGGGCAGAGGGCGCCGGGGCAGGACATTCCAAAGGCGCAGAGGCGCAGAGGGTGGCGCGGGGCCCGGCGGGCGCGGCGTAG
- the aroA gene encoding 3-phosphoshikimate 1-carboxyvinyltransferase, whose translation MPSSSATVTVVPAQRVGGRVVLPGDKSISHRYALLAALADGQTRIRHYAPGADCAATLACLQELGVDITRDGQHVTIAGRGVGRLAAPDRVLDAGNSGSTLRMLAGILAGHAFRSTLTGDDSLRRRPMRRVITPLERMGARLEAEADRPPLTIHGGALTAIDYAPDVPSAQVKSAVLFAGLHARGTTRVREAAVTRDHTELALAAFGARVDVDGTAVGLEGGQALHAADLQVPGDISSATFWLCAAAALPGSTIELDSVGLNPTRTAILDVVRRLGARVEATVTDRLAGEPVGWIRVAHGSHVALEIGPAEVPGLIDELPALAALATFGGRLRVTGAGELRAKESDRITALVGGLRALGADADELPDGFDVRGTRRLAGGTADACGDHRLAMAFAIAALGADAPSDIVGAEAVDVSYPGFFDTLDAIRG comes from the coding sequence GTGCCGTCTTCGTCCGCCACGGTCACCGTCGTCCCCGCTCAGCGGGTCGGCGGGCGCGTGGTCCTTCCCGGCGACAAGTCGATCTCGCATCGGTACGCCCTGCTCGCCGCCCTCGCCGACGGCCAGACCCGCATCCGTCACTACGCGCCCGGGGCCGACTGCGCGGCCACGCTCGCTTGCCTTCAGGAGCTCGGCGTCGACATCACCCGCGACGGCCAGCACGTCACGATCGCGGGGCGCGGTGTCGGCCGGCTGGCCGCGCCCGACCGGGTCCTCGACGCAGGCAACTCCGGGTCGACGCTCCGCATGCTGGCCGGCATCCTCGCCGGTCATGCCTTCCGTTCGACGCTGACCGGCGACGACTCGTTGCGCCGGCGGCCCATGCGGCGCGTCATCACCCCGCTCGAGCGCATGGGCGCCCGGCTCGAGGCCGAGGCCGACCGTCCTCCCCTCACCATTCACGGCGGCGCGCTCACGGCCATCGACTATGCACCGGACGTGCCGAGCGCGCAGGTGAAGAGCGCCGTCCTCTTCGCCGGCCTCCACGCCCGCGGGACGACCCGCGTCCGTGAGGCCGCCGTCACGAGAGATCATACGGAACTCGCTCTGGCGGCGTTCGGCGCCCGCGTGGACGTCGACGGGACGGCCGTCGGCCTCGAAGGGGGCCAGGCCCTCCACGCGGCCGACCTGCAGGTGCCCGGCGACATCTCTTCGGCAACCTTCTGGTTGTGCGCTGCGGCGGCCCTGCCCGGCTCGACGATCGAGCTCGACAGCGTCGGCCTCAACCCGACCCGCACGGCCATCCTCGACGTCGTGCGGCGTCTCGGGGCGCGCGTCGAGGCCACCGTCACCGACCGCCTGGCCGGAGAACCGGTCGGCTGGATCCGGGTCGCGCACGGCAGCCACGTGGCCCTCGAGATCGGTCCTGCCGAGGTGCCCGGACTCATCGACGAACTGCCCGCCCTCGCCGCCCTCGCGACCTTCGGCGGGCGGCTCCGGGTCACGGGCGCCGGCGAGCTCCGCGCCAAGGAGAGCGACCGCATCACCGCGCTCGTCGGGGGGCTGCGCGCGCTCGGCGCCGACGCCGACGAACTGCCCGACGGCTTCGACGTGCGCGGCACGCGACGCCTCGCTGGCGGTACGGCCGACGCCTGCGGCGATCATCGCCTCGCCATGGCGTTTGCCATCGCCGCCCTCGGCGCCGACGCCCCGAGCGACATCGTGGGCGCCGAAGCCGTGGATGTCTCCTATCCGGGGTTCTTCGACACCCTCGACGCCATCCGTGGCTGA
- a CDS encoding heme exporter protein CcmB: MNDHQSIGNFFRVAWLVTRKDLTVELRSREILYTTVFFAASCVLVFSFGFVKDGQPLEDAAAGILWIAIAFAGTLALGRTFERERVNETLQALMLAPSDRPAIYAGKMLGILALLLAVEVVITPMVALLFQAPLFASPLLLVLLLVLGTLGFVAVGTLFAAMLVRARTRDVLLPILLYPITIPVIIAGVRGTAAIMSPDGDVAIARAWIGMLGFFDVVFITLSLWTFEAVMTE, from the coding sequence ATGAACGACCACCAGTCGATCGGCAACTTCTTCCGCGTCGCGTGGCTCGTGACGCGGAAGGACCTCACCGTCGAGCTGCGCAGCCGCGAGATTCTCTACACCACGGTGTTCTTCGCCGCGTCGTGTGTGCTCGTGTTCTCGTTCGGCTTCGTCAAGGACGGGCAGCCGCTCGAGGACGCGGCGGCGGGCATCCTGTGGATTGCCATCGCCTTTGCCGGCACGCTGGCGCTCGGAAGGACCTTCGAGCGCGAGCGGGTGAACGAAACCCTGCAGGCGCTCATGCTGGCGCCGAGCGACCGGCCGGCCATCTACGCCGGCAAGATGCTGGGCATCCTGGCGCTGCTGCTGGCGGTGGAGGTCGTCATCACGCCGATGGTGGCGCTGCTCTTCCAGGCGCCGCTCTTCGCCTCGCCGCTGCTGCTCGTGCTGCTGCTCGTGCTGGGCACGCTGGGCTTCGTGGCGGTGGGCACGCTGTTTGCGGCCATGCTCGTCCGGGCGCGGACGCGGGACGTGCTCCTGCCGATCCTGTTGTATCCCATCACCATTCCGGTGATCATTGCAGGGGTCAGGGGCACGGCCGCCATCATGTCGCCCGACGGGGACGTGGCCATCGCACGCGCCTGGATCGGCATGCTCGGCTTCTTCGACGTGGTGTTCATCACGTTGTCGCTCTGGACGTTCGAGGCGGTGATGACGGAGTAG
- a CDS encoding outer membrane beta-barrel protein, which translates to MSSTLSPTGSARRAGLVLGSLLALAIALPAPASADVTFGVNAGYFALRGEDARDRNDVISRNLDFLAFELDDFNGFTFGGEVYVGLGKYFEAGGGVGFYRRTVPSVYSGFVDRDGSEIEQDLRLRVVPVSAAVRIFPFSREAGVQPYLGAGVALLSWRYSETGEFVDFTDFSIFRDTFSDSGSTVGPLLFGGVRLPIGDGVYVGGEFRYQDAKVDLDRSLGFAGDRLDVGGYSGLVTFQIKF; encoded by the coding sequence ATGTCTTCGACGCTTTCGCCCACCGGTTCCGCCCGCCGCGCCGGCCTCGTGCTCGGGTCGCTGCTGGCGCTCGCCATCGCCTTGCCCGCGCCGGCCTCGGCCGACGTCACCTTCGGCGTGAACGCCGGCTACTTCGCGCTGCGCGGCGAAGACGCGCGCGACCGCAACGACGTGATCTCGCGCAACCTCGACTTCCTCGCCTTCGAGCTCGACGATTTCAACGGGTTCACCTTCGGCGGCGAGGTCTACGTCGGGCTCGGCAAGTACTTCGAGGCCGGCGGTGGCGTCGGCTTCTACCGCCGGACGGTGCCGAGCGTCTACTCCGGCTTCGTCGACCGCGACGGGTCGGAGATCGAGCAGGACCTGCGGCTGCGCGTGGTGCCGGTCAGCGCGGCGGTGCGCATCTTCCCGTTCAGCCGTGAGGCCGGGGTGCAGCCGTATCTGGGCGCCGGCGTGGCGCTGCTTTCGTGGCGCTACAGCGAGACAGGGGAATTCGTCGACTTCACCGACTTCAGCATCTTCCGCGACACGTTCAGCGACTCGGGGTCGACCGTGGGGCCGCTGCTCTTCGGCGGCGTGCGGTTGCCGATTGGTGATGGGGTGTACGTCGGCGGAGAGTTCCGCTACCAGGACGCGAAGGTCGATCTCGACCGGTCGCTGGGCTTTGCGGGCGACCGCCTCGACGTCGGGGGGTATTCGGGGCTCGTGACGTTCCAGATCAAGTTCTGA